The Daphnia pulex isolate KAP4 chromosome 7, ASM2113471v1 genome includes the window GAATAAAGTGTTGGTTAGAACAGCTATTTCACTTATAAAACcagtttatttaaagattattttcattctttttctttttgtataaAATATCCTGAGAACAATTGGGGATACGATCGATTATCGTTTggcccaaacaaaaaaattacattgaGCATTGAGATCACTGCTGTGTCCGGTTGCACGGGAGCAAGTCCAAAATTGCCGGTTCATGTTTGGACCCTTTTTCTTAACTGTTCGCAATGTGCACGCCTCTTGATGTCCACTACATAATGGAGGTGGTGGGGGTccttaaaacaagaaatattaataataatctaatattCTATCAATAAGTCATGGATTTGTCACCTTTAAGCACACTTTTCCATGCTGCTGAAGCAGAGGAAGACGAGATTGAAGTAGTGAATGTAGAAGTAGTACTCTCAAAATATTTAGAATCAtctaaaaatagaattccATCCCTGTTACTAAATAATGGTTGTATAAGATTAATAGATTAATTTCATCACCTTCTGACTTCTGGGTATCTAatgaatttgaagaagaaactgatTCTTTAACGCTGTTTGCAGTGCCTGAGGAAAAGAATTTAAGCAGGCTGCTCTGCTGTTGTTTAGTAGTTGTTTTCATTGACAGTCGCATCTTCTTGGGTTCTGAACCTTCTGGTTCGCcatgaatttcatttgatggTTCAACTGCAAGAGTTCTCTTGCAAAAAAATGTCGACATTTTTAGCTGCTTCCCCGAGAATTCTTTGAAAAACTTGGTGCATAAGGCAGGCAGTTTCGTTGAGGGGATTATATCCAGAGCTAAAGATGACTTAACGGGGCAGTGGTCGCTACCGTAAACGTCACTCATGATGATGCAGTCTTGTAGTGCGTCAGTTAATTGATTACTAAGTAATATATAATCAATTCGTGTCCCGTAATTGTTGACCCGTGCGCTTAACTTCGTGTTCCAGCAAGTGAAAGCTTTCTCTTTAGTAGGATAAAGATGGCGGAAGGAATCGACGAACTTACCGCCTCCCTCATGTAAAAATCCGTCTAGCCACAATCTTTGCAAAACAGGCcaatattaaagaaaatttgttaataTAAAACGATACATTTTTCTATAGTCACCATACCGACTAGGTGACTTGGGAAAACTAGAAACATCCTCGGGTTCGCAATGGTCAATTAAACGATGTGAGACGTTCATATCGCCCAAGACGATAACGTAATATCCTTGGCTAAGGAAATCATGGCAACGAAGATTTAGAGCTCGATAAAATTCAAGCTTGTACGGTAAGCGTTCATCATTTTCACCAGCATTAGGGCAATAAACGTTGATTACTACGAGAGATATtaaagtttcttctttctgaaatttaaaccATTCAGCCTTTGATTAGAATCATGtatgaaagaatgaaaaaaaaccttaaatttATGGAGAGTCATAACACAGCGTCCTTCAGCATCTAGGGCTCTAAGCCCTTCATCAGTGAATGAACTGTGCACATTATCATAAAAATCGATTTTGTCATCATGCACATTAAAAGTTCCAGCAAGTCCTTCTTCTGCTCGAAAAGGAGAGTAAGAATTCTTGCAGTAAGTAGCAACACCTAAGAAAGTAAGAAGAGATGTTTTTTAGTAAAATGTATGCCTTTTTGTAAGATGATGATCTGGATCGGGACATTTACCTGAATACCCAGACCTTTTCCTTGAAAAACTGTAGAATGAAGAATATCCATCTACAAGAGCTGTAGATTCATCAAGCATGTCCcctagaaaaacaaactttgattttgaaataaagtttacaaatgttgattttaaaaagttattgtCAAACCTACTAGTAATCTTTGTCTCTTGTAGGCATATTATCTgcaaaaaaagccaaacaaaagaattttaataatgAACTCCAATTAATGAATGTAACCAAAATTACATCTGCACCCAGAGAATCAAAAAGATCCTTCAGATTTTGCTGACTCGAACGAATTCCGTTAATATTCCAAGTAACtatattaaacattttttgcttttcagtTACTTTCTTGGGCAGATTTCAGGAACACTCTTGCTCAATCAATAGACTCTTTACTACTTAAATacttatttaatattttaatttttttaaacacaaaaacatttcACCACACATCCTCAGGCAGACGACAGAAAGTTTAAATCGTTCGTGACGTTCCGAGAGGATGGGGCTACGCTGCCAATTTTCCAAGTCCAAAAGACacttgaaaaattattaaatttgtaGAATCAGCGAATCAGCATGGAATCAGCTGAGCAATAGATGCATGGTGTGCATATCTTAAACTTGGCTAATTAGAAtgttagtgtcgtctgctgtcgtATTGTTTACAAGTTTCGAACGTgtctgcacgaaaaatagggcaacaaataaaattaggaAAATGTGATAGTCCTGTTAACTCTGCTGGTGTCGCAGCTCTCCATGCATTCCACTCCAATACTCCATActgtttagcaggtaaatataactgagaataaaaatgaagtgaTTATGGAAGCTCTAATAGAAGAGTTTAacctgttttttaaatgttagtTCAATGGGTCATTTATCATGTAATAAGTCCCCTttcaatgcatggcagtttgtttgcactgaTGTGTAATATTTTCCTATATGTGCAGATTCAAGggctgagccagccatcataacgaCAAGATATTCAAGTTTTTCTCGTGTTGGCTCTGTCATCAGCAAGAATCTCAGTATCATCACTCGGGTAACAATTTTAATTACTTAATTAACCTGTAACCTGCTAGACATTTTTATGGTGCATGACTTTGCATAGATGATGCAGTGTATTCGAGTGTATTACATAAAAACCTGAAATTTTCCTGTTTATTGACAATTAGGTTTTACCTACTgtgttattttcaacttttcctcacttttgcttgttgtttctgtcaacccaattttttgttatttatttagataaacagcatcctgtTTGATTGCAGAAACTTCCGATGATCGAGTTACGGATATGTCCTCGTGTATCTGAGTGAGGACGCCCTTTTTATATCCCGCCTGGTGTAACATTCAACTATTCTGTagatggatgcctggccgtatttcccaggcttaaaggtaggcaAAAATTTCACctctattcttccttgttGACTAgtatttggtggcgttgattatgaaTTGTTAGATATAGTACGGAGTatgtttattcctgagctataggcggttgactggaaCAACTGAAggtttctcttgccgttttcgCTTactcagtcagtcagtcagggttcattatTCAACccatttgaataaaaagaaaatcgttggGAGAACACCGCCATGGATGTAGaggaaatttcaaatgactATACAGACTATGAATTTCTATTATCTTCGTAGCATTCCTGTAGCGTAACTATATATGAATACCATACGATAACTGGTGTAATCGCCTAAAGGCAGAGAAATAAGGGTTTCTCTACGGCCTTATAAGGCCCCCGCATCCTTTCACCATCAGCGCATCACCTTCTGACCTTCACTTAAGACGAGCCCGAGTGAGAAAGTAGCTATGCTTCCCAAGAGAGTCGAACACAAGTACCACGCGTTGTACTGTGTCAATATCGATGACCTAACCGGCTCAGCCACCCGACTCTATTGTATATTTGAAAACAGgcaaattttatcattttttttggaGATGATTGGCAGCTGTAGAAACTAGTgaatcaatatttaaaaaagctgCAATACACTTAATTATGTTGGAAAAGTAGAACCCTTAAACTAAGCTGAATCGACATGCGTTGTTGGTGCCTTGGTGGTTGTCTGAAAGTCGCGGCGGCGGTGCCTACAACACCTTTAAGACTAATAATAAGCCTTGCAATTAATCaacaactttaaatttttcctattACAGATCGGTCAAGCGACCAGAATATGATTCTAGTGCGTGACACGCAACTTCCAAAGCTTATTCGTAACTAACAAACGATGAAAACAATGGATTCAACTGATTTGCTACTCATACGATATCCTCTAACTGGAGATGTTCTAATGATTTCAAAGAAGGgtactttattttgtttacgCCTCGAATTTACTAAATACCTGTCTAGGGGCATTTTCATGTAGCAGCAACCGATGGCcaggaaaaattttattccagGGTCGACTGCAAAATTCCGAACTAAGGTTATTAGTGATAGCTAGGAAGAACTTTGTaagtgaatttgttttctggcACAGAAGACATTCACCAATCTCTTGAAGAGAAAGTAAATCTAGCGATTGAGCCCACAGAGATTAATAGCCCAATGAttctcagtaaaaaaaaaagtcctgtGAAAGAtccaaaatatatttaaaaatcagatCTTACCATCAGcaaagaatattttcaattattcttACAAAAACGAATCTGTCAACCATGTGTAGAGGTTTAAAAGTGAATGGcaacttcttattttttcctgtaaaacaattaacagTCAAGTCGTAACTCGTAATACGGCTGACATCTTTATGGCTCTCAAATCCgctcaaatcaaatcaacaatattttattttcgaatcTGCTGTTCTGCCCTACTCGTGAGTAACAATTCGTCTGCTGGTCATACGACATTGTCTGTAatttgaaaagcaaaaaattcacaaataaaataccatGAAGAATAAATAAGCAATTAACAGGTCTACAAAACGTAAAATTAACATGACGGATAGCTGTTTTTCATTATGTAATTCTGCAATCTTAACAAACACTTAGCAGCAAGAGTGCGTTTGTCTTGAGaatatagatttttaaaagtctTTAGCTCGGTTTTTAGGTTAAATGACTTAAAATGTGGCTAATAGAGGTATTCAAGTATATACTGTTTTACTGTATGTTAAGTATTTGTGTGTAAATTTTCAGGTAAACTAGCCTATAATTTCTCCGTGGCCGAAATATATCCAATGATATGGCATTACATCTGTCAAATTTAccaaatgtttgattttgctATCTACTGCTACTACTCTATCCTGTGCTGACATACCTGATAGAAAGAGTGATGTTGATCAATTTTCCAACTAGAAGACTACGTACTAAGTTTTGTTACATGATAATCGAAgtattttattcctttttctgttgtgtAGAATGTTGGTGAAGTGAAAGCAATTATTGACCTGTGGCTTTACATGAGTTCTGCTGTTCTGTCCAATTTGCTGAAACTGAAACGTTATCTACAGCTGTATGTCTCATCTCATGCTGACACCGGTTACACCCGTCACGTTGCCGAACCGGCCCACACGTCCTACGGCATCAaggcaggaggaggaggcggagtTGAAATAGTTTCGGGAGACGAGAGACGAGAGCTTCAGGGGCCCCTCAAGAAGGCCGATAAGCGTGCGTTTGCAGCCCCCAAAATTCCGGTCCCGGTTGAACGGCGCCGGCAACGAGCACTGGTGCCGGGCGACGAAAATCGCGTGCCGACCATTCCAGCGATGAACAACGGCCTCCTTCCGTTGAAGCAAATAACGGACCGACAAatagccgccgccgccagaCATGGCCGCTGATTCGCCCGGGTTGCCATTAAACGCCGAATCGGTTGCTCACTCGGTCACAGTGTCCGACCGGGTCTAACGTGCCAACAGCAGCGACCAGAGTGGCCGGCCCACACAGCACCAGAAACTCCGAAATCAATGCGGATTCTTCCGGCAGATCCTCTCGGAGGAAGATGCCCAACCACTGCAAAGCCTCACCGGAACCGCTTCCGGTGGAAGAGGCCATTTACACGGAGCCGTCTCTGCACTCGGTGTGCAGCACGGTGACCAGTTTCGGCGAGCGACGCCCAGTGTTCGGTGCCCTTCCGTCATCTGGCGACGATCGCACTATGCAGATCCGTTTGAGCGCTGCGGCAGCCTGCTGGAACACAATTACGAAGAAATGGATTTCGACGAAGATATTTATCAACAAGATCCGTTCGACAGCCAGCCACCGCCGCAGGAGTCGGTCGACTCGAATGAAAATACCGAGTCCGGTTTCAGTGACGGAAGCAAAAGTAGCCGgccaggtggtggtggtggtggtggttattTCTCATCGGACAGTGAGGCCAGTTTAACTATTCCGGCCGGTTTGGCCCGCTCGAGGGCGGCAATGTTTGAATCGATCGCTCAAGCCAATCAGCGCGTCATCCGCCCGCAATACGGATCTCAGAAATTGGTTCAAGCCCTTGGCCCGCAGCTGGTCCTCTATTCGATGGACTCTCTGCCTCCGACAGagatttttcaatcgattaaAACCAAAAGCAAAAGCTGTCCGCCTTCGTTGAACGCCATCAACTGGTCGATGGATGTGTGCGTTGAAAACGATGGATTCTTCATGGAATTTGCCAATCAGCGCATCGCTCTACCGGAACCGGGTAGCCCGACCAGTTGTTCCTCTCTGCAGTCCAGCAGTGAAGCCTCGTCGGGAGAAACGGAAATGACCGATAGAAGCAAATCCAGCAGGAAAGTTTCGTTCGTTTTGGGGCCCGTTCGTTCTTCCGCACCGAGTCGTCTACTCTGTCCAAAAATCCCACCGGATGAAGACGACCAACCTTTGGTGACTCACAAAGGAAAGTCTGTTAGTAGTTCGTCGACTTCTACCAGCTCTGCTGCTGTCAGTTTGGCCCGTTTCTTTAAACAAACGTTGACTGTCATCGGCAGATGCGGCGGTGAAGGTCAAAAATATCCGACAGCGAAAGTTTAATTTCTCATGCGCCGGATGATCTTTTGAGCCAGTCGgatttggaaatgttttgcAAATCCAACGGTGAGAAGCGTCTCAGGAAGGACAGCGGCACAGATGTGACTCCTCCGGATGCTTCACTCTACGATGGAAGTGCATTGGCCATTGACGACATGGATGCGGCCCTGGCCATCTTGGAGATAAAGGCCAAGGCTAAGTCTCGTCACGCGTCCAGCAGCAAACAGACCGAAACTATTTCAGACAACTGCTCGGATGATTGTTCCTCGTCTTCAGATGAAAGTGATATGGACTCTGGCAGCTGTTCGTCCGGAAGTTCATGCGAATCCAGCTGCAATTTGACCGATTGTTCAAGTTGGACCAACGATTGCTGTAGTGAGAGTCTCACATCGTCTGACGTAAGAGACCGCAATAATGGGCATCAATCGGGGCATCTCCCAATCCTGATCCCTTCCATCTCATGTCTTTCTTCCGAGTTTCTTTTATCTATCATTTTACCGTTTGAATGTCTAATATTGGCGTTTGTTTATTACTTTGATTTTGTAGGATGATTAGGCCTATAGAGGTGGAGCCATATCTCCCGGACCCCATCACGACACATCGCTGGATATGACCAGCTCAGACTTAATTCGCGTCTGGACGATCCCGGAAGTCCGACTCAACCGAACGATGGAAAGCATTCGTTACTCCAGTTCGCTCTTTACCATTTCCGACAGAGTCCAGAAAAGTATAATCAATTCACTCGTCCTAAAAATAGATTCGGTGTTTCTAATTATTCTATGTATTAGTAGATTCGAAATGTTGCGTCATGACGACGTGAACACGCTCCGTTCCGGAGCTGGTGACAACGTCAGCaagtcggagaagaaaaagaacaaaaacaagaaatcaaaggATCGGCCAGAGTCGGTGGCCGGTGCTGACTGGACGTGGAAAGAGCAGGTGGATCTGGTCAAGTTTACCAAGTCACCCATTCAGGCTTCTCTGTTGCAGCTCGATTCCAACGAGCTCAACAAACTGGCCCTATCATGAAGTATATGGGCGACTACCCGATGGCCAAGGGACAGTCAGAAGTTGACAGTGTGTACACTATTCTAATGGTACTACATTCATTAGCTCTTCATAGAACACATCATTCTAATCATTTTTTCCCTGTGCTGTATAGAATTGCCACAAGCATGAAGTGCTGCGTGATGAGACCTACTGTCAGGTCATGAAACAGACGACCAATAACAAGTCTTCACGCCCGGATTCTTGTCAGCGCGGCTGGAGGCTCTTCTCCATCACGGCTGCTTATTTTagttgttctgaagtgttgAAACCGTACTTGTTCAAGTACCTTGAGACAGCAGCCTACGATAAACGACGAGCTTATCACGGTATGAAATTTATTGACTTGGTTGACGAATACGTTATAATATTGGCTTGCTCGCACAGGAACGGCTATGGTTTGTCTGCAGAATTTGCGCAAAACTCTGCGATATGGTGGGCGTAAGAACGTGCCCAGCATCGAAGAGATCACGGCCATCACGGCTGGCCGAAATTCCAAACGTCAAATGTATCGACTTCCAGGTGGTACGGAGCGCGTAATCAACACCAAATCCACGTCGGTCGTCCAGGACATAATCGAAGAGATTTGTGGTGTGATCAACGTTCGATCCGaacaggaaatggaagaatattCACTGTATTGCATCGTGGAAGGTGATACGTTCACTATGCCCCTTGCTCGCGAAGAATACATCCTCGACGTCACAACCGAGTTGCAGAAGAATCAACAGGTTTACTACCTGATCTTCTGCCGTTCAGTCTGGCACTATCCAAATTATCTAATGTGGCTGGATAACGCTCTTTACATTGAAATCGTCTTCAATCAAATAGCACCTGATTACCTGGAAGGATTGTTGCTCGTCATGCCTGGCGAGCAGATTTCTCAAGATTGCGTTGTAAGTTATTTTTATCACACAGTTGAACGAAttctattcatattttttttttgttccttttttccttttctgtttcatGCAGTATGACATTGCAAAAGTTGCTGCTTTACTTCACCGTGCAGCTGATTTAGACCACATGCCTACCATGAAAGAGACCAAATATCTATTGCCGAAGCCGGCCCTCTCTGTTCGTGACATCAAACCTCCAAAATGGGTTAATCTGGTCCAGAGCTCTTGGAAAGAAGTCGGAACATTTTAAACCGTCTCAGGCCAAAGCTCAAGTTTTAGGttcgttttcatttcctgTGACGCCACTATAAAACCGGGGCTTCTTTAATTAAAACCCAAAATTGCTTTTTCCAGAGGTGTTAGAAAAGTGGTCCCTTTTTGGTTCGAGTTTCTTCGCCGTCCGGCGCGACGCAGATCCGGCTGAACGATCTGAACATATTTTGGCGCTCAACCGGAACGGTGTTCACTTCCTTGATGTCATTACTCACGTAAATTAGATTTAAATTCCATATTTACAAACGAAATCATATTGATCTTAATTTGTTGTGTTTAAGGAGACTTTGATGCACTATCCTTATTCCGAGGTGATATCTACTCGCAAAGTCAAATCGGAAGAAGGCCCCCTTTTCCTGGACATGAAATGTGGAAATTTGATGCAGCAGCGCGTGACCCGCATTCAAACAGATCAGGCCCAACATGAGATATCTCGCCTGATCCGTCAATATATCACCATTCAACAacgcatccagcagcagagcGTTAAAGAAGAGAGTAATCTCGCTTCACGCTGATGATCCAATCGCTTAAAATTACTGTTTGCCGTGGTATATAAAGACAAAAtcgcaaataaaattaaaaaaaaaaaacttaaaataaataaacaatgaaagaaaaattattctttcaaCATAacccatttttaaaacatttctatgCTTCGATTGGCCATTGTGTAATTTCTCTGTAAGATTCGGACTAAAAATATACCATTTGTAATAGTTAGGGAAacgttttataaaaattttatttgaatttgaatgatgTTAAAATTTGGTTGAATCTCGGTAACCATAGAAACGCAGCAGACAATTAgtttaaaaccatttcattcaaaacgGTTAAAGAACCCTGATTCCTGACTGACCGTCCTGACATTTCTCTGACACATAAATATAGAAACACGTTATTTCTGGGTTGTAACTTATTAAAgttctaaataaatttcttaaaattaagtCAATCCCTATCCTTGTGGTTCAgttttccaaattgtttttcaaatcttttgcaGGTCTGTGATTTTCGAAGACTCAATCCATCTAtcattttttcgtgtttgctACCACCCTATtagtgatttttaaataatttaaaatttcctaATGTTTCCTTAAACTTTAAAAGCTCTGAAACAAACagtgaaacaaacaagaacaaCAGATAATTTgcttaataataaataattttgcaacggttaaaatttaaaattcaaattcagccaCCAGGGGGACTTCAGCTGTATTGCAGTCGACGAGGACGAGGAAAAAAACCGTTAGAAAGTTTCTCGTACTTCTGCAGGGAAGACCTCGTCAATGAGAGCTCAAGAATCTAAGTAAAAATTTCGTtaagttttaactttttctactTAAGAACTGTTTTCTTCTCATGTCAACACGGTAAGcctctattttctatttatttagtACAATTACTAACCTAGTTTTGGTAAAATTGGTAGAAGAATCAAGTTCCCCCCATTTTGAAGACTGCTTCCAATTTATCTTCTACATAGCTGGGATTTGTTCCTACTgaatgtttgtttcttctaacATCAACAAGgtaaacctcttttttttcctaattttgtataaaaataacttggtttttgtaaaatttttcagGAGTATCAAGTACATTTCCCACTGTATTTGAAGACTGCTTCCAATTGATCTTCCATCTAGCtggcatttgttttatttttacatcaaaTTAGCAGGTATTTATCGCATGAAATTCTTCCTTATATGTgtactaaaattttaaatttctcagaACAGTACTGACTACAGACCGTCTGACCAACCCAAAGCACGGTAGACCATGGGTTCTAAAAGGAACAGAGGAACTGAGGAACATAATGCCTctaagaagatgaagatggatTTTCTTCAGGAAGATGAAAGCCTTGTCCCTGTGAAGTTGAATGATTCATGTGGACATGAAGTACGATTGAAAGCTACTGGCAACTTGTCTTCGTGTCAGCAGCACAGGTGTGCAGAAACTCATTCGCCTATTGAAGATCGTTCAGCCGAGTCCGATATAATTTTCCCACTGTACCAAAGTTTCCGGCTTATGAAAACGAACGAGAAGACTAAGAATTCGACTCCACCAAACGAAGACATTGATACAGAAGAGGCCATTGAAGAACTTGAATGGAATGGTGCTGGTTTcgttttttgtggaaatttaGCCGCTCAAGAACACGGGTGGCGTTTCTGGAAAAAGGCCATCAAGTTACGAGAAAGGAATCACATTCCAAAGGCCATTCTGATTCAATCGGAAAGTGAAAAGATGGCTTGTTCCAATACTTCTGAATTTCAATCAATGGAAGCACTCGAAATGTTGTTTTGGCAGAGTCGAAGGCATTGGTGTATGCAAGCATATTTAATCGCTCGGCGTATTTCGAAGAAATGTGACTGCTTTCCGAATAGATTTGTCGTCTACCATTTGTTCAAATCCGCTCTTCAACGATGGGAAAAACGCAAGATACCTCGTCACCGCGCTTTCACCACTTCCCTCCACCTGTTTGAGCTGTTTGGGGAAACAGAGTTTTTGGATACTCTAGTCCGCAATGAAACGAAGTCGGAAGATGTGGTCCACTCAACGTTCACCGAATTCTTCAACACCCTGAGGGACCCACAACGGATTAAAACCGAACTGGCTACAGTATTGACATACGACAATTTGATGACTTGcctggttttttctttcgtataCCAGGTGAAAGTTCACGATGGCGCTCCAATtgatcaaatcattttgaatccTAATCTAGTGATCAAGTCAAAAGCCGAAAAGCTAGAAGAAATTTCCCAGTTGATTCTTGTTATTCTTAAACTGATGGTGTCGATGCCAGTATCGGAAGCTGAAAGTGAAAGATTGAAGAGTCAGCTAGAAATGTACATCAACATCTTTGAACTTAAGCGGGCAAATGTTAAACCAAACCTCTTGCTTAGAGTATGCACGTCGCACCAAGGAACACCCAACGAGTTCAAGTTGATCAAGCTGTTGCTGAAAGCAGGAGCGGATCCCAACGCTCTAGATAATCATCGCCGCTCTCCTCTACACATTCTGACGATGAAAGAACAAGCTTATTCTCATATGTGGCGTTCAAATTCCTATTTAACTCGTGCTCAAGACTTCACTTCGGTGGTTGGAGCGTTTCTGGATGGAACTTTCAAGGATACTCAAGTCGATGTGTATGGAAAAACCGCTTTGGAATATATTAACATTCCCATCACAAAATACCCGAATACGAAACTATGCCGGATGGTaggcaatttctttttcacccgTTATCTTGATTCTCTGCGAAAGTAGCTCGAAGGCTTACTGTTGTGAAATTTAACCTCCATCAGTTCAGTTTATGGTTTTTAAAGACTAGTTCGTTTCAAAACGGTTAGATTTGCGATGCTCTGTATTTTTGAAGTTGGACTGTTTTCCTCGTTTGTGTTTACATAAATTGTACAAAAATTTGTCTTATTGTTACGGGATTGTCCGTGTGAATCGTACCAACCCATTGCTTTTGGATTAATAAAACATGTGAATAGCTCATCCCCTGATTTTTTAGATCTATTTCTTGTAATTTTGCTctgtcttcattttttttcacttgcaatatttttttaagttgatcAGTATGATCACACGGGCTTTTTGGTTTCAATTCAATGCCAAATATGAACATTCTTATACACTGGCTTCCAACTTATTTTGCTGTATATACTTTGAGGTTGAGCGGTTTGAATTTAGGGGAAAGGGGTCGATTGATattaatcgatatcttaaactTGGCTAATTAGAAtgttagtgtcgtctgctgtcgtATTGTTTACAAGTTTCGAACGTgtctgcacgaaaaatagggcaacaaataaaattaggaAAATGTGATAGTCCTGTTAACTCTGCTGGTGTCGCAGCTCTCCATGCATTCCACTCCAATACTCCATActgtttagcaggtaaatataactgagaataaaaatgaagtgaTTATGGAAGCTCTAATAGAAGAGTTTAacctgttttttaaatgttagtTCAATGGGTCATTTATCATGTAATAAGTCCCCTttcaatgcatggcagtttgtttgcactgaTGTGTAATATTTTCCTATATGTGCAGATTCAAGggctgagccag containing:
- the LOC124197507 gene encoding DNA-(apurinic or apyrimidinic site) endonuclease 2-like isoform X1, which produces MFNIVTWNINGIRSSQQNLKDLFDSLGADIICLQETKITRDMLDESTALVDGYSSFYSFSRKRSGYSGVATYCKNSYSPFRAEEGLAGTFNVHDDKIDFYDNVHSSFTDEGLRALDAEGRCVMTLHKFKKEETLISLVVINVYCPNAGENDERLPYKLEFYRALNLRCHDFLSQGYYVIVLGDMNVSHRLIDHCEPEDVSSFPKSPSRLWLDGFLHEGGGKFVDSFRHLYPTKEKAFTCWNTKLSARVNNYGTRIDYILLSNQLTDALQDCIIMSDVYGSDHCPVKSSLALDIIPSTKLPALCTKFFKEFSGKQLKMSTFFCKRTLAVEPSNEIHGEPEGSEPKKMRLSMKTTTKQQQSSLLKFFSSGTANSVKESVSSSNSLDTQKSEDDSKYFESTTSTFTTSISSSSASAAWKSVLKGPPPPPLCSGHQEACTLRTVKKKGPNMNRQFWTCSRATGHSSDLNAQCNFFVWAKR
- the LOC124197811 gene encoding uncharacterized protein LOC124197811, producing the protein MGSKRNRGTEEHNASKKMKMDFLQEDESLVPVKLNDSCGHEVRLKATGNLSSCQQHRCAETHSPIEDRSAESDIIFPLYQSFRLMKTNEKTKNSTPPNEDIDTEEAIEELEWNGAGFVFCGNLAAQEHGWRFWKKAIKLRERNHIPKAILIQSESEKMACSNTSEFQSMEALEMLFWQSRRHWCMQAYLIARRISKKCDCFPNRFVVYHLFKSALQRWEKRKIPRHRAFTTSLHLFELFGETEFLDTLVRNETKSEDVVHSTFTEFFNTLRDPQRIKTELATVLTYDNLMTCLVFSFVYQVKVHDGAPIDQIILNPNLVIKSKAEKLEEISQLILVILKLMVSMPVSEAESERLKSQLEMYINIFELKRANVKPNLLLRVCTSHQGTPNEFKLIKLLLKAGADPNALDNHRRSPLHILTMKEQAYSHMWRSNSYLTRAQDFTSVVGAFLDGTFKDTQVDVYGKTALEYINIPITKYPNTKLCRMVGNFFFTRYLDSLRK
- the LOC124197507 gene encoding DNA-(apurinic or apyrimidinic site) endonuclease 2-like isoform X2 produces the protein MLDESTALVDGYSSFYSFSRKRSGYSGVATYCKNSYSPFRAEEGLAGTFNVHDDKIDFYDNVHSSFTDEGLRALDAEGRCVMTLHKFKKEETLISLVVINVYCPNAGENDERLPYKLEFYRALNLRCHDFLSQGYYVIVLGDMNVSHRLIDHCEPEDVSSFPKSPSRLWLDGFLHEGGGKFVDSFRHLYPTKEKAFTCWNTKLSARVNNYGTRIDYILLSNQLTDALQDCIIMSDVYGSDHCPVKSSLALDIIPSTKLPALCTKFFKEFSGKQLKMSTFFCKRTLAVEPSNEIHGEPEGSEPKKMRLSMKTTTKQQQSSLLKFFSSGTANSVKESVSSSNSLDTQKSEDDSKYFESTTSTFTTSISSSSASAAWKSVLKGPPPPPLCSGHQEACTLRTVKKKGPNMNRQFWTCSRATGHSSDLNAQCNFFVWAKR